A genomic segment from Panulirus ornatus isolate Po-2019 chromosome 7, ASM3632096v1, whole genome shotgun sequence encodes:
- the LOC139749463 gene encoding uncharacterized protein isoform X2 → MWPLLSLSLWCLLASSSSWSSPAGDPAPRRLTRLTFHDQIAQEFRAFIEEDDAEYDNKDNIILEEVEEEPTLWEAVLEGKTEVVEELLDGGLHRPDLVEKGRHTTPVMDAHLAGNKDVLRVFTQHKKEEPGLPTDDVIKSVLHELEKALKAVFVAAECGMYTHEQGVRALLEQHQLPGTVRDRRGRSLLHCMASISAMDGQPSWQPQHMKEFFANHEHHVNAVDHCGRTALHELSQHPRTADVQDIIWDGKEWILADAWLAVARFLTSYGCDPRIPDHKGRLPHQLAREAHNHELASFLEEKCRELGEVDVEQAAGQQEEVVRAAQQGDTAYLRELLDGGMPLLPAGGARTHPLLEAIRHSQRDAAMLLLCAGAPLCSPSSEGITPVRGSSHHTRAPCSLPSPHA, encoded by the exons ATGTGGCCGCTGTTGTCACTATCGCTTTGGTGTTTGCTGGCATCATCTTCATCATGGTCTTCTCCAGCTGGCGACCCAGCCCCTCGAAG ATTGACTCGGCTGACCTTCCACGACCAGATAGCACAGGAATTCAGAGCCTTCATTGAGGAGGATGATGCAGAATATGACAATAAGGATAATATCATATTG gaggaggtggaggaggagccgacACTGTGGGAGGCGGTGTTGGAGGGAAAGACGGAGGTTGTGGAGGAGCTGTTGGACGGAGGTCTCCACCGGCCGGACCTGGTGGAGAAAGGACGCCACACCACCCCTGTCATGGACGCCCACCTCGCTGGCAACAAGGACGTCTTGCGCGTCTTCACCCAACACAAGAAGGAGGAGCCAGGCCTCCCCACAGATGATGTCATCAAGTCAGTcttacat GAACTGGAGAAGGCGTTGAAGGCGGTGTTCGTGGCTGCTGAGTGTGGTATGTACACGCACGAGCAGGGAGTCCGAGCCCTCTTGGAGCAGCACCAACTTCCTGGCACCGTCAGGGACCGTCGGGGTCGCTCCCTCCTGCACTGCATGGCCAGCATATCCGCCATGGACGGCCAGCCTTCATGGCAACCCCAGCACATGAAGGAGTTCTTCGCCAACCACGAGCATCACGTCAACGCTGTGGACCACTGCG GTCGCACTGCGCTCCACGAGCTGTCGCAACACCCACGAACAGCCGACGTCCAAGACATCATATGGGACGGAAAGGAATGGATCCTTGCTGACGCCTGGCTGGCCGTGGCACGGTTCCTGACCTCCTACGGCTGTGATCCAAGGATACCCGACCACAAGGGGCGTCTGCCTCACCAGCTGGCTAGGGAGGCTCACAACCACGAACTGGCCAGTTTCCTGGAAGAG AAATGTCGAGAGCTTGGGGAGGTGGACGTGGAGCAGGCagcaggtcagcaggaggaggtggtgcgggcGGCTCAGCAGGGAGACACAGCCTACTTGCGGGAACTGCTAGATGGCGGAATGCCCCTCTTACCCGCAGGAGGTGCTCGTACCCACCCACTGCTGGAGGCCATCCGACACAGCCAACGAGATGCTGCGATGCTACTATTGTGTGCCGGGGCGCCTCTGTGTAGCCCGTCAAGTGAAGGCATCACGCCCGTTAGAGGCAGCTCACACCACACGCGGGCTCCCTGCAGTCTTCCCAGCCCTCATGCGTAA